The Labeo rohita strain BAU-BD-2019 unplaced genomic scaffold, IGBB_LRoh.1.0 scaffold_83, whole genome shotgun sequence genome has a segment encoding these proteins:
- the LOC127162073 gene encoding 2-oxoglutarate receptor 1: protein MINDSSDNCTNVDDLVKHYYLPPLYGAIFIVGVVGNITALLVYVVKLRPWKSSTIIMVNLIITDFLFMIPLPFLTYYYSLNDSWTLGVIMCRFTRFIFHFNLYGSILFLTCLAIFRYVAVVHPMHGRILKQKRWGALACFLCWTVAVAEVSPIFNLIQMEDRDNKTYCLDLASNQPEILWPYSWVLTVLGYLVPLIVVCVCYWRIMKVLKKGPHKESSNRVRARRLIMLVLTCFIVCFFPFHVLRALRIYTRLTPETNCMLDRWVHAAYIISRPIAAVNIIFNLPLYSLAGDCFKQAFVEMFKCDRLMPKTKAILKVAVISKSAANITQDQSS, encoded by the coding sequence ATGATCAACGACTCGAGTGACAACTGCACCAACGTGGACGATCTGGTGAAGCACTACTATCTGCCCCCCTTGTACGGTGCAATCTTCATCGTAGGGGTGGTGGGGAACATCACCGCTCTGCTGGTCTACGTGGTCAAACTTCGTCCCTGGAAGAGCAGCACCATCATCATGGTGAACCTCATCATCACTGACTTCCTCTTCATGATCCCCTTGCCCTTCCTGACCTACTACTACAGCCTAAACGACTCGTGGACACTGGGTGTCATCATGTGTCGCTTCACGCGCTTCATCTTCCACTTCAACCTCTACGGCAGCATCCTCTTCCTCACCTGTCTGGCCATTTTCCGCTACGTGGCGGTCGTGCATCCGATGCACGGACGCATCCTCAAGCAGAAGCGTTGGGGAGCGCTGGCTTGCTTCCTGTGCTGGACCGTTGCGGTTGCGGAAGTAAGTCCGATTTTTAACCTAATTCAAATGGAGGATCGTGATAACAAAACCTACTGCTTGGACCTTGCGAGCAACCAGCCAGAAATCTTGTGGCCGTATAGTTGGGTGCTGACCGTGCTTGGATATCTGGTTCCTCTAATTGTGGTTTGTGTTTGCTATTGGCGCATCATGAAAGTGCTAAAGAAGGGTCCTCATAAGGAAAGCAGCAATCGGGTTCGAGCGAGGCGGCTTATCATGTTGGTATTGACGTGCTTCATCGTCTGCTTTTTTCCTTTTCACGTGCTACGGGCTTTGAGGATCTACACAAGACTCACTCCGGAAACCAACTGCATGCTGGACCGCTGGGTTCACGCCGCCTATATCATCTCGAGGCCGATCGCTGCAGTCAATATCATTTTCAACCTGCCGCTTTATTCTTTAGCGGGGGATTGTTTTAAGCAGGCCTTCGTAGAAATGTTCAAATGTGATCGGCTCATGCCGAAAACTAAAGCGATACTGAAAGTGGCTGTGATCAGCAAATCTGCGGCCAACATCACGCAGGATCAAAGCAGCTGA